In one window of Helianthus annuus cultivar XRQ/B chromosome 17, HanXRQr2.0-SUNRISE, whole genome shotgun sequence DNA:
- the LOC110924741 gene encoding ankyrin repeat-containing protein ITN1-like translates to MKIANLLIKEDNSWEKTASWTDSGRCMSKLKPDQMITTAAEVKLFHTADTPLLLATIHDSTEIVREILNIYPQAVEHVDKEGHNILHLAIWHRRYEIIDMVEEMEYPLTRLRGRLDSNYNTLLHMVGHKVDDMKEDIKHPAQELKEDQRLYKRVEKICTTLDMSTRNANQKTAFEVFSEANDKLRAEAKVWMCENSKSCSIVAVLIATVAFTSAYTVPGGPSETGHPVLKGKPMFLLFTLADAISLSRALTSVIVFLNIVTSPFHFKDFASHLFEKQLTTLILLIISVATMMVAFVATLILTISNQGKWSDVTLYAVSFFPVLVFFYSYISDYWNMIVGFFRALKKTMSKIVLGFHNLWDYKPQSTYPVDVNNLPLL, encoded by the exons ATGAAAATCGCTAACTTGTTGATAAAAGAAGATAACTCATGGGAAAAGACTGCATCATGGACCGATTCTGGACGATGCATGTCCAAACTCAAACCCGACCAAATGATCACCACAGCCGCCGAAGTGAAACTTTTTCATACAGCTGATACGCCATTGCTGTTAGCAACCATACATGATTCAACCGAGATTGTTAGAGAAATACTGAACATCTATCCTCAGGCCGTCGAACATGTCGACAAAGAAGGGCACAATATTTTACATTTGGCAATATGGCATAGACGTTATGAAATCATTGATATGGTGGAAGAAATGGAGTACCCATTGACCAGATTAAGAGGAAGGCTTGACAGCAATTATAACACTTTGTTGCACATGGTTGGTCACAAAGTAGATGACATGAAGGAGGATATAAAACATCCTGCTCAAGAACTGAAAGAGGATCAACGTCTTTATAAG AGGGTGGAGAAGATATGTACAACCTTAGACATGAGTACCCGAAACGCCAACCAGAAGACCGCTTTCGAGGTGTTTTCCGAAGCGAATGACAAACTCCGCGCCGAAGCAAAGGTGTGGATGTGCGAAAATTCAAAAAGCTGCTCCATTGTCGCTGTGCTAATCGCAACAGTAGCGTTTACATCCGCCTACACCGTCCCAGGAGGTCCAAGTGAGACTGGTCATCCAGTTCTCAAGGGAAAACCCATGTTTCTCCTCTTTACATTAGCTGATGCAATTTCACTCTCAAGAGCATTGACATCAGTTATCGTATTTCTCAACATTGTCACATCACCATTTCATTTTAAGGATTTTGCCTCACATCTTTTTGAAAAACAACTTACAACACTTATCCTGTTGATCATCTCTGTGGCAACGATGATGGTAGCATTTGTAGCCACACTTATTTTAACCATCAGCAATCAAGGAAAGTGGTCAGACGTAACGTTGTACGCAGTTTCATTCTTCCCGGTGCTTGTTTTCTTCTACTCTTACATATCAGATTACTGGAATATGATTGTTGGTTTCTTCCGGGCACTCAAGAAGACGATGTCAAAAATAGTTCTTGGTTTTCATAACCTGTGGGACTACAAACCACAATCTACATATCCAGTTGATG TGAATAATTTGCCGTTGCTTTAG